TTCCCATCAGACTCTTTTAGAGACAGGAGTTTGTAGTTCTGTTGTTGGTCAACCGTTGGCATTGAATTCCCCCCAGCATGACGGTCCTGAATAACATGAaaaattttgcacatttttacatatatttgtGTGATATTTGCTTCATAATTTGTTTACATATAACCAACTAACTGGATAAAATCCAGTTAAATGGCCAAAGCACTGACATGTTTaagtttatataaaattatatatttaaaaatatatatatatgtttgtagacatatatatatatatatatgtctagtAAATTTCTAGTAATTTTCAcaattaattacaaagaaacagcatgtAACAAGTTGGATTAAACATACAACTttaaagtagaaagactgaaattacattttattataaaaggtaccgcaataatttgttttatttacaaattcaaaaaaattatatttttaaataattcagtCTCAATAATAAGTCTCAGTCTTTGATAATGTGAAAGACTAAGAAACCAAAATATaagaatttatattatatatgaactaaatatgaaataaatatatgaatcaGAATCAAGAATATAAACGTATCCACTGTGAGTTTGACATCAGTGTCAGTCTTTGACTTTACCGTGAAGTAACTGCCTTTCGGTCCAACTCCTCCAATGACGATATCGGCTCCAGTCATTCCTCCTTTGGGGCTGAAGCCAAAACCGACCCAGCCGCTGGTGTTGACAGTGAGCTCAAACAAGATGGTGCCCCGGATCTCATCAAAGCCCCACTTCAGCAGCACATTGTGCTCGCGGTCCAGGTGTTCAGAGAAAGGCAAAAGAGGGTCTTCCTGAGCGCAGGACCATTGAGCTGAAAGCAAGAGCAGGACAAGAGATAACTGGCCCATGTTACCTTTTCAGTGTACATGAAACTGCTCTGTAGTGCACTGTAACAGCCCTTTTTGTCAGCGGTCTgcaacaccccccccccccccctcaccTGAGTCAAAGTTCCCCTCTCACTCAGGTCTGGTGAATCAGGTTCCACATCACCTGATGTTACTCTATTACTGTAAAACACTGAGCATGATTATTATTAGAAAGGAATATTGAAATGAACGCAAAAAAGTTGCATGTAAAAAAGGGATTAAGAGGGTAAGTAACAGTAAGGAGCTGCTAATCAAATGCCTTTGATTAACTGATCATCAGCAAATGTGACCTCTATAAAAGCAGAAGTTTTGGCATTTTGCTGGTCTAGAGCGTTTAGATGTGTGTTAACACAATGCCAAGGAGGAAAGACATCAGCAATAATCTTAGAGAAGAGACTGagctgtttgtctgtttttgtcttgttaaaatgtgttttttacaTCTTACACACTTTAGCTGGACTTCAACTGTACAATTCATTTTATGATTGTCACCATGGTGGACGTCGTATGTCGAGTTTTCCCACTTGGGGAACGCTGTTTGGGGTCTGCTTTGCACTCAGTTGAGCTCTGTGGAGGATGTCAATTTATCCTCGAGTGTTCCCGTTTGCTGCTTGAGGTCCTGGAGTTTGCAGTTGTTTGGACTCTGTGTTGTTCGAGCTTTGAGGTTTAGTTGGACACGGTTTGCTTGGTGTGCCGCTCCACGGGGGGCTACTCTGTTAGCTGCATTTTTATTCTACTGCTCCTGTTGCATGGACTTTTAGTCAAATAATTTTATCTGTCTCACTCCGGACTATGCATTTGATTCCAATACTGTGATTATCTGTGATGTTTGATATGCTGTAttgtttatttgtattgtaTACTGTGCTTTGAGCTCTGGAAAAGTGCTgtaataattaaacttattattattaattgtaatCTGGGAAGGGTTATATGGCCAAACAATTGGTCCATCAAAAAAAAGTCCATCTTTATACAGTGTGGAAGATTATTCAAGTGGAAAACATTCAAGAGAGTTGGCAATCTTCCCAGGATTGGACATCACAGCAAATTCACCCCAAATTCAGACTCTGCACTGCTCAGAGAAATTGCAAAACACCCAAGAGCTACATCTCAGACTCTACAGGCCTCAGTTGgcatgttaaatgttaaagcTCATGACTATTAGAAAAAAGACTGGACAAGTATGGCATGTTTGGAAGGGTTACCAGGAGAAAGCTTCTTCTCTCTAAAAAGAACATGGCAGCATGGCTTAGGTTTGCAAAGTTGTCAATACATCACAGATGTaaaggatttttgatatcttaaATACTGTTTCCATGGCAACACATCAAACATTTACAATATTCTTgggtgtttttgaggctcttagcatgcttcaaatAGCATGAAACTTACACACGTCAAAGTTGTCGGTCAGTAGACATTGGGGAAGCCTTAAAAATAGGCAGGGGAGAAGGGGGTCTATAGTGCCACCTTTTGGCAAAAGTTTGGGGGTTTGATTTACCTTCAGTCaacaaactcggtacatatattgttCTCCTCAAGCTGGAGAACTTTCTAGTTTACAGTCGTTAGCTCCAAATGACAGGATGtcagatatttttatttgaatgtggatttttttaataatcaggCTCTGAGTTTTGCATATTCCCCCTCccaataccccatatattttctatggggttaaggtcaggcgagtttgctggccaattaagaacagggataccatggtccttaaaccaggtactggtagctttggcactgtgttcaggtgccaagtcctgttggaaaatgaaatctgaatGTCCATAAAGTtagtcagcagcaggaagcatgaagtgctctgaAACGTCCTGGTATACGgttgcgttgaccttggacctcagaaaacacagtggaccaacaccagcagatgacatggcaccccaaaccatcactgactgtggaaactttacactggacctcaagcaatgtggattgtgtgcctctcctctcctcctccagactctgggaccctgatttccaaaggaaatgcaaaatttactttcatcagagaacataactttggaccactcagcagcagtccagtcctttatgtctttagcccaggcgagacacttctgacgctgtctgttgttcaagagtggcttgacacaaggaatgcgacagctgaaacccgtgtcttgcatacgtctgtgcgtagtggttcttgaagcactgactccagctgcagtccactctttgtgaatctcccccacatttttgaatgggttttgtttcacaatcctctccagggtgcggttatccctacgtattgcttgtacactttgttctaccacatcttttccttcccttcgcctctctattaatgtgcttggccTCTTTTgtaatgaccttttgtgtcttgccctccttgtgcaaggtgtcaatggttgtcttttggacaactgtcaagtcagcagtcttctccatgattgtgtagcctatagaacttagctgattagagtgtggcaccaggtgtcttcaatattgaaccttttcacaatattctaattttctgagatactgaatttgggattttccttagttgtcagttataatcatcaaaatgaaaagaaataaacatttgaaatatatcagtctgtgtgtaatgaatgaatataatttacaagtttcacttttttaaatggaattagtcaaataaataaactttttgatgatattctaattatatgacaaGCACCTGTATATGCACACGTCTACCAGTTTATCTGTCATAATACTGCATAAACAATTTATTAGCTAAATgaaacatgtattttttttaaataattataataatgataattattttattgctatttttgttttttaattatatttcagggttgaaaatattctatttattcACAATTTACTTATTcacatttattgtatttaagAAAGAAAACCAATGGAAGCAAAGTGTAAATTCCATTTGTATATTGATatgatttgtaaaaaaaaaaataaaaaaaaaaacttatattaaaaaaagttatatatcATATATGTTGGTCAATTTTCTGTTGTTCTGGTTCTTAGATTGCTGTCAAGTCTGTCCCTACGAACCAGTAGTCTTTGGTCTGTTAAACTGATTTAATTATTAATCACAGACAATGAAAGAACAACAGGTTGCATCAGGTTTAATATTTTGCATGAACATTTCATGAAGAAGACCACTGCACTGCCAAACAGAGGAACAGTGATATCAAAGCAAGACTTTTGATGGCACAACCACTCATGCAGGGTGCAGGGGGGATGACTATGAGATCAGGAATCGTCCCATTGTTGTATGACCCGTTGTTCTGGAAAAAAATATGGAAAATGGTGTCATGTAACAGCTGAGGTCAGAACAGAAGCACGTTTAAAGGCTTCATTCATATTGTAGAGGTGTGGACACTTACAAACGAGTTAATGACCATAACGAGCTGATCGACTGTCTTCAGTGTTTGTTGGTATTGATTGATATCTGCGTCATTCCATGTCTTTGTGTACATCATATTGAACCAGGTACTGCAAAGTTACCAAATAAAAGCCACATTATCATTAAGGCAAATATAAAGAgctaaatgcattaaaacaatgttttcaATTAGTTTACTCTGTATCTGTTGCTCCCATTGCAGAACTTAAAGACGCTATATAAGGTAAGCTCCAACAACTGCTCAGATTCATAGCTGGATAGTAGAAGAGGAAGGCCAAACACATCTCATTTGAAGTTGAGAACCCCCCCTGTGGGCAGAAAAAGGGAGTTACATCCATGCCATCTGTGTCTTTATTGGATAGCCAACAGGAAAATGCAGGAGAAGAGTGGGGAATGGGATTAAAACTAATAAGTATATCAACAACACATCAGAAGACATTTCCAAAAATGTCCACCATGCTCTGAACAATTAcacattaatataattaatgacaattaacTCCTACTGCATTTACATGCTGTTGAATAAAAGACACTATGAGGCTCTATGTAAATGTACTAACCATCGTGAGTGTGTTGCGGTTTTCAGTGTTATATGTGCACTCTACCAGCAATTTGTCACCCTGCAAGACCAaaaagttgctttatttcactTATTGccaataattttatatatacagtatatgtaagTTTGAACCTTTTAGCAATTACCAACTGCACTGTCTTAGTTTTTCCCAAGTTTGTGGCTTCCTGATATTCAAAATTGTAGTTTTCATCCACAGCTAGAAGATCGATCTGTTTTCCCCCTCTGAAGAAGATAAGAATTTACAAAAAGATTCATTCACTACAGTAACTTTAGGTTATGcaccacagaagaaagaaaagcaCACATTACTTTCAGGTGAACTTTAAGCCAGTCATTGGCCAAAAATGTTTACCTGAAGTGTCCAACTCGCACCTTCCGTCCAGCCAAGTGTGTGTGCATCATCACAGAGAACACCTGAAGATCATGTGGCGTCTCCAGAACCTGTAGAGCACAGAACACAACAGATCATCCAGTCATCTGCTGAGTCTGCCTTTGATTGTGAGAATGTGAGAAGCTCATACATATATACCTGTGGAATATAAGCAGTGTCACACAGGCCGTATGTGAGGAAGGATTTGGCTTTGGGTGGGATGGCGTATCCAGGGTACACGGCAAGCCCTGTCATCAGGATAGCTGCATCATGCTGACGGAGTTCAGATGTGTAGTAGAATCGCAGACCTGAGTTATCAACTCGACCTGTGTAGAGAggaatattgttttattatgttatgATCTTCAAAtaagggcgggacaacctgtcattCACATGAGATCGCAGCAATAGAGTCGAACAGCACCTGCCCACTTTTTAGCGCCATTGGTTCcgaaaatattttttcattaatttccattcttatatataaacaatacattttaagtttattccaaaatatgcatatacattcaaatatttaagtattttgagagcATAGGAAAACCACCTCATTTACATCATTTGCGCAGCTTCATGGGATTGGGCAGAGCTAACAAgccctgcatcccaatgtgcatactatccaccctaaatagtattgaaaattactaatgtcacatactatttaggatggatagcatgcacattgagacgcagGCAAGATCTTTCTTGTTTCAACTCTGATAGGTGtcattttctgtacagcatcatgggtaatgtagtttttcaccacaaattccactgttaaacaattattttaagactaagttgaaataatgcgGGCTAACAGCTTCAACAGAAGCACATACTATCAATTAATGGAGAAATTAAAAGGACCTTTTACTTCCGGAACCTGACTGTTACGCTCTATAGCGAACcacaacaatccaatcaatttgattgacaaaataaagtcaccccctacatttttttctaattcgAGAAGCCATTTCCTTCAGATAACTATCTTACAATTGGTAAGAAAACACTATTGAAACTTGTTTAATGCTGACATTAAATATTCATCAAAGTgtgatattttacattgtaaaccTCTACTGACTGACCTGCACTTTTATTTGGGTTGTTGTAATGCACTTCAAGCCTGTAGAAAAAATCACCAACATTTCCTCCAATTGGAAGTCCGGCCATCTCAGGGAGTTCAAAGTCCTTGAAAAAGatcatataattaaaattacataGAGGTTTAATCAGTAATTTTCCCTAAAGGTTTGCATATAAATAGGCCTACAGTGAACCAGCAGAATCAGTTTAGAAAACTGGCCTGAATGATTCACTGATCCGATTCTCGATTTTCTGGTCACAGTGGTGTGGTTAATGGTTTGTTGAGGTGAATAATGGTTGTTTCTCACATGAAAATACTATAAAACAACATTCACAGAAGAGACTAACCCCTCCGCCAACTCCCCACACAGCAACGACCTCCATACACTCTTCCCCTTCGCCTGTGTAACATTCTGCTTCAAGAGGCTCCGTCACACTCGGCGGGCAGCGGTACAGCAGCAGATGATGCACAAGGTCAAAGTTTGTGATGAACGGCTCAATCTGGAGAAAATGAAAGTAAGTCAGAGATGAAGATGATCAACAGATCGTTGGATAGATCATGTGTGTGAAGTTCATAGATTCACTTACGCGATAAATGTGCTGTTTGCGATCAAAAGTCGGGGCTCTCATGACCTTGCAGTGATAGTAGGTTTGTTTGTCTGGTACAGTGAActgaaatgattttaaatgtaagtaTCACAAGAAACATGTAAAGTGAAAATTCACACCCACTTATTGGCCAACAATATGCTCTAATCTAGATTAGATTTCTTCTTAATCTAAATCATTGGCATTTTTTGCATCATTAAATGGCAGGAAGTGTTAAATTTcaggcaaaaacaaaaagtaaaaatctCTTACATTGACCATAGTCACGTCGAAATACTTGCTGTTTGGAGGGTTGACACGAGGCATGTACTTCAACAGGTTCACCTCCTTCGTTCCCCTTCGGTTACTATGGTACGCGATGTCATCGCTCTGTCCGTACGCATAGATCAGCTTCATGGGAAGATTCTTATCatgcaataaaacaaaacacttttacTTGATCTCTAAATGGAAAATGAGAAGCTCTTTGGCCACCTACTGCACAATGCAGGTTATCATTCACAACTTCTATTTAACAATTAGTTTGATCTAGAAATGAAAGGTTTCTGAGTTCTATCAGGCAGTCCCTCTTCTCAGTTTAAGGAGGGTTTTTGAAGTACAGTTGAGAGCCTCTTGACAAACAGGATAAGCATTTTGTTCAGGGAAAGCAGTTCTCAGAAACACCCTGATCCCTGAGGACCCGCATTGTGCGGATTCCCTTACATTGctagttttgttttgtactgCCATATTTCCACCATCATTGTTTTCTGAATAAAACTGCTCAATACATCGTACATGCAATGAAAAGGGAGGGTTATATTTCcattgttgttaaattaattctCCTTTGTAATGTTTAGGGTGAAAAGACACATTCAGTGTTTAGATATACTCACAGTAATGGGTAAGTCATTTTCATCACAAGACCCAAGGGATCTCTGAAACTTCATGACTGTTTTCCCATCAGACTCGTTTAGAGACAGGAGTTTGTAGTTCTGTTTCTGGTCAACCACTGGTATTGATTTCCCTGTAGCATGACGGTCCTGCACGGGAAACAAAGAGAAATCCAGCATGTATTTACAGATAGCGACAGGTGTTTTCATGATCTGTATGTTGTAGTTATGTTTGTTTATAGATGTACAGTTCCCAATCCAGTTAAAATCAGTTTAGTTTGACTTTCAAAAGGCCAAAACACTTACAATATCAGGTTAATTTACCAACATTTTCATCTAGTTTGGTGACAAATATAATGTTATTAGTCTTATTTAGAACTTATTAGTCTAATACAAAAGTAGTCTTTGAATTTGTCACACTTATAAAAACTTCCAAAATATCCCAGATTAGAGCtactaataaaaactaaataagacaTTCATAATATAAAATCTTATATTCATTTAACTACATACATATTAAATACATATCTGTAGGAATCAAAATCAAGACTTGAAGTGACTTATTGACAGTTTTCAGTCAGTGATAATGTGAAAGATTAAAGAATTTATATTAGAGATACTCATTTAactaaatatgaaataaatatatgaatcaGAATCAAGAACATAAAGTTTCCACTGTCAGTGACTTTGACAGTGTCAGTATCAGTGTCAGTCTTTGAATTTACCGTGAAGTAACTGCCTTTCGGTCCAACTCCTCCAATGACGATATCGGCTCCAGTCATTCCTCCTTTGGGGCTGAAGCCAAAACCGACCCAGCCGCTGGTGTTGACAGTGAGCTCGAACAAGATGGTGCCCTGGATCTCATCAAAGCCCCACTTCAGCCGCACATTGTGCCCGGGGTCCAGGTGTTCAGAGAAAGGCAGAAGAGGGTCTTCCTGAGTGCAGGACCATTGAGCTGAAAGCAAGAGCAGGACAAGAGATAACTGGCCCATGTTACCTTTTCAAAATCTGACAAACAGTGTTTCTGTAAGATGTTAGAGGAGACAGTGTACATGAAACTGCTCTGTAGTGCACTGTAACAGCCCTCTTTGTTAGCGGTCTGTaaccccccccacacacactcaCCTGAGTCACAGTTCCCCTCCTCTCACTCAGGTCTGGTGAATCAGGTTCCACATCACCTGATGATACTCTATTATTGTAAAACACTGAGTATGAATAGTTAAAGGCTCCCTTTAAGGAAATTtgatccccccccccccaaagtGCATGACTGTCAAAAAAGTACATATGTTTcctgcaatatatatatatatttaccagTCAAGTTAAGTCTGTGGTGATGGCCATCATTCGGTCTCATAGATCAATAGTTTTACAACTGGCCTAACTTTCTTACGCCACATGAAACATAAACGTCGGCTGGTTGATggaagtctgtgtgtgtgtgtgtgtatgtactgtaggtattgtgtgtgtgtgtgtgtccttgtGTATGGGTGACACCCTgcatatgtactgtatgtatgtattatgTTACTTATTTCAACAGCAGACACTGTATTGTATGTGTTCAAGACAAATTTCCTTTGGGACAATAAAAGTCTATCCTTCCTATCCTATGTCAGAAGTTGTTATAGGAACAAGGTTGTGTTGTTGCAAAGTGCAGGACAAGCAGAAAATTACAATATAACAGAGACATGTTTTGAGTCTGGCGGAGATGACAGCTCGgaataaaaagtgaaaaagtgAAAGTGACTTGACGTGTGGTCAAGTATAGTGTCCCATACCctgaatttgtgctctgcatttcacccatccaagagCACATACACAGCAATGAGTCGTGAACACACACCTGGAGCAGTGGGCAGTATTGCAAAACCCtccatgttgttgttgttgttgttgttgttgttgttggcaTACCAACCAAATgtcattgccatagaaaccaatgcagatattcCTTAAAACAAAAGTGTCATGGGACACACATATCGGATATGAACAATTGTGATACACAATGTGGACAGTCAATAACTTAGATCAGATTCCAGTCGGATACTCCAATAATCGAATTTGAACTGACAGTGAGAACATAGCCAAAGCCTTTAGACTCTCGGTCCAAATCCGAATATTGGAGTGTCCGATTGAAATCCGATCATATTTAGCAAGTGTGAACggcaaaaaaaatcagtttcaaGCTCCATTCATATAtggtttgaaatcctattcaaattCTGGAATTCTGTTTCAGTCTGGTCGGATTTTGCAGACGACATGCTGCAGAAACAAGGTTGTGTTTTTGCAAAGTGCCGGACAAGCAGAAAATGCTAATATTGATAATAGGCATATGTCGGTCCTGGGccctgtaccatgatggtagttgaacaaactcagggttataggattagtttcaagttgacaaaaccaaaccactccaatctggctttgttggtaccatgatgctgatcatcaactttctctgtcaactcaggctttgataCTAAGTTTGTGGAGCGTGTGCACGTGAATGCGTGACAAACAGTCAATCATGTGCCTTGCAGCCTTGAGAGaaactgtgattcacttctCGCAAGAGAGCCAGCACGATTCAAAACTCTTTTGCTTAAGAGTTAAGAGATTGAAGAAAAGGaagaatttaaatgcatttacactgaCGAAAATACTTGTCCATGAAAgagcacaaataaaataaattatcttgctctatcagtgcaagtgaaccttgtgaagttagtttatatagttgatAATATATAGCGATAGAGACTCAAACATGTAGGGTCACAGGTAGTCATTGGTGTGTTTGATTACGGTTGGAgtaaaactctgcaggactgatATTAGCCACCCCTGCTCTATACAAGGAATCTTCAACATTTGAATTCCTATGTTTGTACGTGCtgatatcttttaaaaaaaatgcacttcCAGCACAGAAGAAAGCAAGCAAAACAGATTTGTAAAGACACGAGGATGAATAAATGAtggattaatttttattttttgattgatATATTCCTTTAAGCAAGGAGTCGACAATGTCTATTATTTTCATTAGAGGGCGTTTATGCACACGTCTACCATTTTATCTGACATACCAATGCATAAACactaaaaatcattaaaaacacttaaaaatcatttttgttgtttttaattataattcaaGATTGGAAATAATCTATTTATTcacattttacttatttataaAATGATCTGAAAGTAAACCAATAGAAGTGTAAAGTCAGTTTATATCTTGATATGATTCGTTAAAATAAGTTacatatattttgttaaattttcTGTTGTTTTGGTTTTTAGATTGCTGGTTAGGTTAGCCTATTTGCTCTGTTAAAATGATTTACTTATTAATCACAGACAATGAAAGAACAACAGGTTGCATCAGGTTTAGTATTTTGCATGAACATTTCATGAAGCCCAATGCACTGCCAAACAGAGGAGCAGCGATATCAAAGCAAGACTTTTGATGGCACAACCACTCATG
This genomic window from Chanodichthys erythropterus isolate Z2021 chromosome 4, ASM2448905v1, whole genome shotgun sequence contains:
- the LOC137018877 gene encoding DBH-like monooxygenase protein 2 homolog, encoding MGQLSLVLLLLSAQWSCTQEDPLLPFSEHLDPGHNVRLKWGFDEIQGTILFELTVNTSGWVGFGFSPKGGMTGADIVIGGVGPKGSYFTDRHATGKSIPVVDQKQNYKLLSLNESDGKTVMKFQRSLGSCDENDLPITNLPMKLIYAYGQSDDIAYHSNRRGTKEVNLLKYMPRVNPPNSKYFDVTMVNFTVPDKQTYYHCKVMRAPTFDRKQHIYRIEPFITNFDLVHHLLLYRCPPSVTEPLEAECYTGEGEECMEVVAVWGVGGGDFELPEMAGLPIGGNVGDFFYRLEVHYNNPNKSAGRVDNSGLRFYYTSELRQHDAAILMTGLAVYPGYAIPPKAKSFLTYGLCDTAYIPQVLETPHDLQVFSVMMHTHLAGRKVRVGHFRGGKQIDLLAVDENYNFEYQEATNLGKTKTVQLGDKLLVECTYNTENRNTLTMGGFSTSNEMCLAFLFYYPAMNLSSCWSLPYIASLSSAMGATDTDTWFNMMYTKTWNDADINQYQQTLKTVDQLVMVINSFNNGSYNNGTIPDLIVIPPAPCMSGCAIKSLALISLFLCLAVQWSSS